A genome region from Oncorhynchus gorbuscha isolate QuinsamMale2020 ecotype Even-year linkage group LG26, OgorEven_v1.0, whole genome shotgun sequence includes the following:
- the LOC124015316 gene encoding probable ATP-dependent RNA helicase DDX5 isoform X1, producing MPGFSDRDRGRDRGYGGAPRFGGGGGGSRGGPPQGKFGNPGERLRKKHWNMDELPKFEKNFYQEHPDVTRRPPQEVENYLRSKEVTVKGRDCPKPMMKFHEANFPNYVMDVIAKQGWAEPTPIQAQGWPLALSGKDMVGIAQTGSGKTLAYLLPSIVHIQHQPFLEHGDGPICLVLAPTRELAQQVQQVAAEYGRASRLKSVCVYGGAPKGPQIRDLERGVEICIATPGRLIDFLEAGKTNLRRCTYLVLDEADRMLDMGFEPQIRKIVDQIRPDRQTLMWSATWPKEVRQLAEDFLKQYVQINVGALQLSANHNILQIVDVCNDGEKDDKLLRLLEEIMSEKENKTIIFTETKRRCDELTRRMRRDGWPAMGIHGDKSQQERDWVLNEFKYGKAPILIATDVASRGLDVEDVKFVINYDYPNSSEDYIHRIGRTARSQKTGTAYTFFTPNNMKQASDLIAVLREANQAINPKLLQMAEARGGRGGGGRGGFRDDRRDRYSGGRSYGGGGGGSSSYRDKDSDRGFGGGPKSAFGAKTQNGGGYGGSTYNKGASSGGSFGNSYSSNGQASFGATNQVGAFGGQNFQAPPQFGAAQAATQNGMGRPPFPFNPQAQQPQQPPPMGPYSMPPPFPQ from the exons ATGCCCGGATTTTCCGACAGAGATCGTGGCAGAGACAGGGG GTATGGAGGTGCACCTCGTTTTGGAGGCGGCGGTGGTGGCAGTAGGGGTGGACCCCCACAGGGGAAATTTGGCAACCCAGGTGAAAGACTGCGTAAAAAACACTGGAACATGGATGAGCTCCCAAAGTTTGAGAAGAACTTCTACCAGGAGCACCCGGATGTGACCCGCAGACCACCT CAAGAGGTGGAGAACTACCTGAGAAGTAAAGAAGTAACAGTGAAGGGCAGAGACTGCCCCAAGCCAATGATGAAGTTTCATGAGGCCAATTTTCCAA ATTATGTGATGGATGTGATTGCCAAACAAGGATGGGCTGAGCCAACTCCTATCCAGGCTCAGGGCTGGCCTCTGGCCCTCAGTGGGAAAGACATGGTGGGCATCGCCCAGACAGGCTCTGGTAAAACCCTTGCT tatctGCTGCCTTCAATCGTGCACATTCAACACCAGCCATTCTTGGAGCATGGAGACGGACCTATA TGTTTGGTGCTGGCCCCGACCCGTGAGCTGGCCCAGCAGGTGCAGCAGGTTGCAGCTGAGTACGGCAGGGCCTCCCGTCTGAAGTCAGTCTGCGTCTATGGTGGAGCCCCCAAAGGACCCCAGATTCGGGACCTTGAGCGAG gTGTTGAGATCTGTATTGCCACCCCAGGGCGTCTCATTGACTTCCTGGAGGCTGGGAAGACCAACCTTCGCAGGTGTACCTACCTTGTGCTGGACGAGGCTGACCGTATGCTGGACATGGGCTTCGAGCCCCAAATCCGCAAAATTGTGGACCAAATTAGA CCGGATCGTCAGACCCTCATGTGGAGTGCCACCTGGCCCAAGGAGGTGCGTCAGCTGGCTGAGGACTTCCTAAAGCAGTATGTCCAGATCAACGTGGGCGCTCTGCAGCTCAGCGCCAATCACAACATCCTGCAGATAGTGGATGTGTGCAACGACGGAGAGAAGGATGACAA ACTCCTCCGTCTGCTGGAAGAGATCATGAGCGAGAAGGAGAACAAGACCATCATATTTACCGAGACCAAGAGACGCTGTGATGAGCTCACCAGGAGGATGAGACGAGATGG CTGGCCAGCAATGGGTATCCACGGAGACAAGAGCCAGCAGGAGAGGGACTGGGTTCTCAATG AGTTCAAATACGGCAAGGCCCCCATCCTCATCGCCACCGACGTGGCCTCCCGCGGTCTAG ATGTGGAGGATGTGAAATTTGTCATAAATTATGACTATCCTAACTCCTCTGAGGATTATATCCACCGCATTGGACGCACGGCCCGCAGTCAAAAAACGGGCACTGCCTACACCTTCTTCACCCCCAACAACATGAAACAGGCCAGTGACCTCATAGCTGTGCTCCGCGAAGCTAACCAGGCTATCAACCCCAAGCTTCTCCAGATGGCGGAGGCCAGAGGAG GTCGTGGAGGGGGGGGAAGAGGTGGCTTTAGGGATGACCGACGAGATAGGTATTCTGGGGGGAGGAGttacggtggtggtggtggtgggagtagCAGTTACAGGGACAAGGATAGCGACAGGGGGTTCGGTGGGGGACCAAAGAGTGCCTTTGGCGCAAAAACCCAAAATGGAGGGGGCTACGGGGGTAGCACCTATAACAAGGGCGCTAGCTCTGGCGGTAGCTTCGGCAACAGCTACAGCAGCAACGGACAGGCTAGCTTCGGCGCCACCAATCAGGTGGGTGCGTTCGGTGGCCAGAACTTCCAGGCCCCTCCACAGTTTGGAGCCGCACAGGCGGCCACCCAAAACGGCATGGGTCGCCCGCCGTTTCCCTTTAACCCACAGGCGCAGCAGCCCCAACAACCCCCACCCATGGGACCCTACTCTATGCCTCCTCCTTTCCCACAGTAA
- the LOC124015316 gene encoding probable ATP-dependent RNA helicase DDX5 isoform X3 — MPGFSDRDRGRDRGYGGAPRFGGGGGGSRGGPPQGKFGNPGERLRKKHWNMDELPKFEKNFYQEHPDVTRRPPQEVENYLRSKEVTVKGRDCPKPMMKFHEANFPNYVMDVIAKQGWAEPTPIQAQGWPLALSGKDMVGIAQTGSGKTLAYLLPSIVHIQHQPFLEHGDGPICLVLAPTRELAQQVQQVAAEYGRASRLKSVCVYGGAPKGPQIRDLERGVEICIATPGRLIDFLEAGKTNLRRCTYLVLDEADRMLDMGFEPQIRKIVDQIRPDRQTLMWSATWPKEVRQLAEDFLKQYVQINVGALQLSANHNILQIVDVCNDGEKDDKLLRLLEEIMSEKENKTIIFTETKRRCDELTRRMRRDGWPAMGIHGDKSQQERDWVLNEFKYGKAPILIATDVASRGLGAVFVAGPRHDKFQASRGKEDILEMKLPNWLPPSGPREVKALCASNPQVKRQCG; from the exons ATGCCCGGATTTTCCGACAGAGATCGTGGCAGAGACAGGGG GTATGGAGGTGCACCTCGTTTTGGAGGCGGCGGTGGTGGCAGTAGGGGTGGACCCCCACAGGGGAAATTTGGCAACCCAGGTGAAAGACTGCGTAAAAAACACTGGAACATGGATGAGCTCCCAAAGTTTGAGAAGAACTTCTACCAGGAGCACCCGGATGTGACCCGCAGACCACCT CAAGAGGTGGAGAACTACCTGAGAAGTAAAGAAGTAACAGTGAAGGGCAGAGACTGCCCCAAGCCAATGATGAAGTTTCATGAGGCCAATTTTCCAA ATTATGTGATGGATGTGATTGCCAAACAAGGATGGGCTGAGCCAACTCCTATCCAGGCTCAGGGCTGGCCTCTGGCCCTCAGTGGGAAAGACATGGTGGGCATCGCCCAGACAGGCTCTGGTAAAACCCTTGCT tatctGCTGCCTTCAATCGTGCACATTCAACACCAGCCATTCTTGGAGCATGGAGACGGACCTATA TGTTTGGTGCTGGCCCCGACCCGTGAGCTGGCCCAGCAGGTGCAGCAGGTTGCAGCTGAGTACGGCAGGGCCTCCCGTCTGAAGTCAGTCTGCGTCTATGGTGGAGCCCCCAAAGGACCCCAGATTCGGGACCTTGAGCGAG gTGTTGAGATCTGTATTGCCACCCCAGGGCGTCTCATTGACTTCCTGGAGGCTGGGAAGACCAACCTTCGCAGGTGTACCTACCTTGTGCTGGACGAGGCTGACCGTATGCTGGACATGGGCTTCGAGCCCCAAATCCGCAAAATTGTGGACCAAATTAGA CCGGATCGTCAGACCCTCATGTGGAGTGCCACCTGGCCCAAGGAGGTGCGTCAGCTGGCTGAGGACTTCCTAAAGCAGTATGTCCAGATCAACGTGGGCGCTCTGCAGCTCAGCGCCAATCACAACATCCTGCAGATAGTGGATGTGTGCAACGACGGAGAGAAGGATGACAA ACTCCTCCGTCTGCTGGAAGAGATCATGAGCGAGAAGGAGAACAAGACCATCATATTTACCGAGACCAAGAGACGCTGTGATGAGCTCACCAGGAGGATGAGACGAGATGG CTGGCCAGCAATGGGTATCCACGGAGACAAGAGCCAGCAGGAGAGGGACTGGGTTCTCAATG AGTTCAAATACGGCAAGGCCCCCATCCTCATCGCCACCGACGTGGCCTCCCGCGGTCTAG GTGCAGTCTTTGTGGCAGGGCCTAGGCATGACAAGTTCCAGGCCTCGAGGGGGAAGGAGGACATATTGGAAATGAAGTTGCCCAACTGGCTGCCACCCAGTGGGCCTAGAGAGGTGAAAGCTCTGTGTGCCAGTAATCCTCAAGTCAAAAGGCAGTGTGGCTAA
- the LOC124016457 gene encoding centrosomal protein of 95 kDa-like, translating into MGTQEDERDWVDVANDILSKCHFNLRLRKVTDCNANVFVALYEAILGEKVPDYIAALGSQEDDVHNVQSVIDSLALDYLQISLSHITGENIVRGDKESIKNLLEIFDGLLEYLTEQISEEESQNGDKEPNSVPVEDAPRPTGPVVPQTEEQRSLMERASQYSSVHSAVQSSSKHSLHSWNAEETGSTNELILLGDSARTFTAKQEEASSQAPGPSTTGDPGTPGTQATLLREPLCSAIPLQPPYQTTPHRPDRAPRSGSQSPPANGLDSGAAVEQEAPAWTSQSPRPVADTVTNGVRSPAFNHSPVESEKSVSNQTKARLEEAKELQEPTSVGPRRVLFQTQPDIHFLTLQDELEDRAPLDTEEDEEEETFTQQDSWAHRERTGLSSSRVLEEDCEEPLSWRRQRNRKAEQELHHMSEKLSRRLEELDLMLNRALGESREPDEVKEEDKQSHHSDSIMECRRPPRRPTGTPRAPTPPLYPLPVPLPSPGPPLPFRSARGRRERGGEWRGHTETHRRPYAPTTTPPSTAPSQTLPGQRELPHHHIDQRTFSIKMVTFLKDTTYEEELKVYEDRERAAMAMERTRAQEAEREYREAILRDVPRTPKPSQVYTTAARHRSPRTRQPTPGRRRQDKTRRAPPMKVKDNDLLPLLLEEFPHLHLSPHALGRMWQQQLGQVDRLNASLSLDNQRQGPRTKLTSQVEEAQRRHNLLGEIIRKEQEHNRRLRDFKERIQQQKSTQNRLKEQRQQIARAKKYHGDYHVQLRARMTRARTKEERMFKQAFEEGLEVQKARLREQRAYAKEQRQEHQKKHRDQIQSMENYYKDQFSLLADTLATERQDIQVRKKAQEKALQKMKLELRSKMEREIGELQKIIVQNDDDDYFHDLEVQRLRGRVQMASFQYNTSCLH; encoded by the exons ATGGGAACCcaagaagatgagagag ATTGGGTGGACGTGGCGAATGATATCCTTAGCAAATGTCACTTTAACCTGAGACTGAGAAAGGTGACGGACTGTAATGCCAATGTTTTTGTCGCCCTGTATGAGGCCATCTTGGGAGAGAAAGTCCCAG actacaTCGCCGCCCTGGGCAGTCAGGAGGATGATGTCCACAACGTCCAGTCTGTGATCGACTCTCTGGCTCTGGACTACCTTCAGATCAGCCTTTCACACATCACAG GCGAGAACATTGTACGAGGGGACAAGGAGTCCATCAAGAACCTGCTGGAGATCTTTGACGGGCTGCTTGAGTATCTCACCGAGCAGATCAGCGAAGAGGAGTCACAAAATGGAG ACAAGGAACCAAACAGTGTTCCTGTGGAGGATGCCCCCCGCCCTACAGGGCCAGTGGTCccccagacagaggaacagaggtcCCTAATGGAGAGAGCCTCCCAGTATTCTAGTGTGCA CTCTGCCGTCCAGTCTAGCAGCAAACATTCCCTCCACTCTTGGAATGCGGAGGAGACAGGCTCGACCAATGAGCTTATCCTCCTGGGAGACTCCGCCCGCACGTTCACGGCCAAACAAGAAG AAGCCTCTTCCCAAGCCCCGGGCCCCAGCACCACGGGTGATCCGGGAACGCCAGGCACCCAGGCCACTCTACTGAGGGAGCCCCTGTGCTCAGCCATCCCCCTGCAGCCCCCATACCAGACTACCCCCCACAGGCCCGACAGAGCTCCCCGCTCGGGTAGCCAGTCTCCCCCAGCCAACGGTCTCGACAGCGGGGCCGCAGTGGAGCAGGAGGCACCTGCTTGGACCTCGCAG tCCCCAAGGCCAGTGGCTGACACAGTTACCAATGGAGTGCGCTCGCCAGCCTTCAACCACTCACCCG TGGAGAGTGAGAAGTCTGTGTCCAATCAAACCAAGGCCAGGCTAGAGGAGGCCAAGGAGCTGCAGGAA cctaCCAGTGTGGGTCCCAGGAGGGTTCTATTCCAGACACAGCCAGACATTCATTTCCTCACCCTGCAGGATGAGCTGGAGGACAGGGCACCACTGGACactgaggaagatgaggaggaagagaccTTCACGCAGCAGGACAGCTGGGCTCACAGGGAGCGGACGGGGCTCAG cAGTAGCAGGGTACTAGAGGAGGATTGTGAGGAGCCTCTCTCCTGGCgtagacagagaaacaggaaggCAGAACAGGAGCTGCACCACATGTCTGAGAAGCTGTCCCGACGACTAGAGGAGCTGGACCTG ATGTTAAATAGAGCGctaggagagagcagagagcccgACGAGGTCAAGGAGGAGGACAAACAGTCTCACCACAGTGACAGTATCATGGAGTGTCGCAGGCCCCCAAGGAGACCAACAG GTACGCCGCGAGCACCCACACCCCCCCTGTACCcgctccctgtccccctcccctccccgggCCCGCCGCTCCCTTTCAGGTCAGCTAGAGGGCGCCGTGAGAGAGGCGGTGAGTGGAGgggtcacacagagacacaccgtCGGCCGTACGCGCCGACGACAACTCCGCCGTCTACAGCCCCATCACAAACACTGCCAGGTCAGAGGGAATTGCCACATCATCACATTGACCAACGCACATTCAGTATAAAGATGGTCACCTTTTTAAAAGACACAA CCTATGAGGAGGAGCTGAAAGTGTACGAGGATAGAGAACGGGCTGCTATGGCCATGGAACGAACCAGAGCACAGGAGGCg GAGAGGGAGTACAGAGAGGCCATACTGAGAGATGTTCCCCGAACCCCCAAACCGTCCCAAGTGTACACCACAGCAGCCCGACACCGCTCCCCCAGGACCAGACAACCGACTCCGGGCCGCAGGCGACAGGACAAAACCAGGAGAGCCCCACCAA TGAAGGTGAAGGACAACGACCTGCTCCCCCTGCTCCTGGAGGAGTTCCCCCACCTGCACCTCTCGCCCCACGCCCTGGGCAGGATGTGGCAGCAGCAGCTGGGCCAGGTGGACCGCCTCAACGCCTCCCTCTCCCTGGACAACCAGAGGCAGGGCCCACGCACTAAACTCACCAGCCAG GTGGAAGAGGCTCAGAGGAGACACAACCTGCTGGGGGAGATCATCCGCAAAGAGCAAGAACACAACAGACGCCTG agGGATTTTAAGGAGCGTATCCAGCAACAGAAGTCGACTCAGAACCGTCTGAAGGAGCAGAGGCAGCAGATCGCCCGGGCCAAGAAGTACCACGGTGACTACCACGTCCAGCTCCGAGCACGCATGACGAGGGCCCGCACGAAAGAGGAGAGG ATGTTTAAGCAGGCGTTTGAGGAGGGCTTGGAGGTGCAGAAGGCTCGTCTCCGAGAGCAGAGGGCCTACGCCAAGGAGCAGCGCCAGGAGCACCAGAAAAAACACAGAGACCAGATCCAATCTATGGAGAACTATTACAAGGACCAG TTTTCATTATTGGCCGACACTctcgctacagagagacaggatatCCAAGTACGGAAGAAGGCCCAAGAAAAG gcccTTCAGAAGATGAAGCTGGAGCTGCGCTccaagatggagagggagataggCGAGCTGCAGAAGATTATCGTCCAGAACGACGACGACGACTACTTCCACGACCTGGAGGTCCAAAGGTTACGGGGTCGCGTGCAAATGGCTTCCTTCCAGTACAACACCAGCTGTCTGCACTGA
- the LOC124015316 gene encoding probable ATP-dependent RNA helicase DDX5 isoform X2, which produces MPGFSDRDRGRDRGYGGAPRFGGGGGGSRGGPPQGKFGNPGERLRKKHWNMDELPKFEKNFYQEHPDVTRRPPQEVENYLRSKEVTVKGRDCPKPMMKFHEANFPNYVMDVIAKQGWAEPTPIQAQGWPLALSGKDMVGIAQTGSGKTLAYLLPSIVHIQHQPFLEHGDGPICLVLAPTRELAQQVQQVAAEYGRASRLKSVCVYGGAPKGPQIRDLERGVEICIATPGRLIDFLEAGKTNLRRCTYLVLDEADRMLDMGFEPQIRKIVDQIRPDRQTLMWSATWPKEVRQLAEDFLKQYVQINVGALQLSANHNILQIVDVCNDGEKDDKLLRLLEEIMSEKENKTIIFTETKRRCDELTRRMRRDGWPAMGIHGDKSQQERDWVLNEFKYGKAPILIATDVASRGLDVEDVKFVINYDYPNSSEDYIHRIGRTARSQKTGTAYTFFTPNNMKQASDLIAVLREANQAINPKLLQMAEARGGNSYGGSWRGGKRWL; this is translated from the exons ATGCCCGGATTTTCCGACAGAGATCGTGGCAGAGACAGGGG GTATGGAGGTGCACCTCGTTTTGGAGGCGGCGGTGGTGGCAGTAGGGGTGGACCCCCACAGGGGAAATTTGGCAACCCAGGTGAAAGACTGCGTAAAAAACACTGGAACATGGATGAGCTCCCAAAGTTTGAGAAGAACTTCTACCAGGAGCACCCGGATGTGACCCGCAGACCACCT CAAGAGGTGGAGAACTACCTGAGAAGTAAAGAAGTAACAGTGAAGGGCAGAGACTGCCCCAAGCCAATGATGAAGTTTCATGAGGCCAATTTTCCAA ATTATGTGATGGATGTGATTGCCAAACAAGGATGGGCTGAGCCAACTCCTATCCAGGCTCAGGGCTGGCCTCTGGCCCTCAGTGGGAAAGACATGGTGGGCATCGCCCAGACAGGCTCTGGTAAAACCCTTGCT tatctGCTGCCTTCAATCGTGCACATTCAACACCAGCCATTCTTGGAGCATGGAGACGGACCTATA TGTTTGGTGCTGGCCCCGACCCGTGAGCTGGCCCAGCAGGTGCAGCAGGTTGCAGCTGAGTACGGCAGGGCCTCCCGTCTGAAGTCAGTCTGCGTCTATGGTGGAGCCCCCAAAGGACCCCAGATTCGGGACCTTGAGCGAG gTGTTGAGATCTGTATTGCCACCCCAGGGCGTCTCATTGACTTCCTGGAGGCTGGGAAGACCAACCTTCGCAGGTGTACCTACCTTGTGCTGGACGAGGCTGACCGTATGCTGGACATGGGCTTCGAGCCCCAAATCCGCAAAATTGTGGACCAAATTAGA CCGGATCGTCAGACCCTCATGTGGAGTGCCACCTGGCCCAAGGAGGTGCGTCAGCTGGCTGAGGACTTCCTAAAGCAGTATGTCCAGATCAACGTGGGCGCTCTGCAGCTCAGCGCCAATCACAACATCCTGCAGATAGTGGATGTGTGCAACGACGGAGAGAAGGATGACAA ACTCCTCCGTCTGCTGGAAGAGATCATGAGCGAGAAGGAGAACAAGACCATCATATTTACCGAGACCAAGAGACGCTGTGATGAGCTCACCAGGAGGATGAGACGAGATGG CTGGCCAGCAATGGGTATCCACGGAGACAAGAGCCAGCAGGAGAGGGACTGGGTTCTCAATG AGTTCAAATACGGCAAGGCCCCCATCCTCATCGCCACCGACGTGGCCTCCCGCGGTCTAG ATGTGGAGGATGTGAAATTTGTCATAAATTATGACTATCCTAACTCCTCTGAGGATTATATCCACCGCATTGGACGCACGGCCCGCAGTCAAAAAACGGGCACTGCCTACACCTTCTTCACCCCCAACAACATGAAACAGGCCAGTGACCTCATAGCTGTGCTCCGCGAAGCTAACCAGGCTATCAACCCCAAGCTTCTCCAGATGGCGGAGGCCAGAGGAGGTAATTCCTATGGCGG GTCGTGGAGGGGGGGGAAGAGGTGGCTTTAG
- the LOC124015316 gene encoding probable ATP-dependent RNA helicase DDX5 isoform X4, whose amino-acid sequence MPGFSDRDRGRDRGYGGAPRFGGGGGGSRGGPPQGKFGNPGERLRKKHWNMDELPKFEKNFYQEHPDVTRRPPQEVENYLRSKEVTVKGRDCPKPMMKFHEANFPNYVMDVIAKQGWAEPTPIQAQGWPLALSGKDMVGIAQTGSGKTLAYLLPSIVHIQHQPFLEHGDGPICLVLAPTRELAQQVQQVAAEYGRASRLKSVCVYGGAPKGPQIRDLERGVEICIATPGRLIDFLEAGKTNLRRCTYLVLDEADRMLDMGFEPQIRKIVDQIRPDRQTLMWSATWPKEVRQLAEDFLKQYVQINVGALQLSANHNILQIVDVCNDGEKDDKLLRLLEEIMSEKENKTIIFTETKRRCDELTRRMRRDGWPAMGIHGDKSQQERDWVLNEFKYGKAPILIATDVASRGLGPRHDKFQASRGKEDILEMKLPNWLPPSGPREVKALCASNPQVKRQCG is encoded by the exons ATGCCCGGATTTTCCGACAGAGATCGTGGCAGAGACAGGGG GTATGGAGGTGCACCTCGTTTTGGAGGCGGCGGTGGTGGCAGTAGGGGTGGACCCCCACAGGGGAAATTTGGCAACCCAGGTGAAAGACTGCGTAAAAAACACTGGAACATGGATGAGCTCCCAAAGTTTGAGAAGAACTTCTACCAGGAGCACCCGGATGTGACCCGCAGACCACCT CAAGAGGTGGAGAACTACCTGAGAAGTAAAGAAGTAACAGTGAAGGGCAGAGACTGCCCCAAGCCAATGATGAAGTTTCATGAGGCCAATTTTCCAA ATTATGTGATGGATGTGATTGCCAAACAAGGATGGGCTGAGCCAACTCCTATCCAGGCTCAGGGCTGGCCTCTGGCCCTCAGTGGGAAAGACATGGTGGGCATCGCCCAGACAGGCTCTGGTAAAACCCTTGCT tatctGCTGCCTTCAATCGTGCACATTCAACACCAGCCATTCTTGGAGCATGGAGACGGACCTATA TGTTTGGTGCTGGCCCCGACCCGTGAGCTGGCCCAGCAGGTGCAGCAGGTTGCAGCTGAGTACGGCAGGGCCTCCCGTCTGAAGTCAGTCTGCGTCTATGGTGGAGCCCCCAAAGGACCCCAGATTCGGGACCTTGAGCGAG gTGTTGAGATCTGTATTGCCACCCCAGGGCGTCTCATTGACTTCCTGGAGGCTGGGAAGACCAACCTTCGCAGGTGTACCTACCTTGTGCTGGACGAGGCTGACCGTATGCTGGACATGGGCTTCGAGCCCCAAATCCGCAAAATTGTGGACCAAATTAGA CCGGATCGTCAGACCCTCATGTGGAGTGCCACCTGGCCCAAGGAGGTGCGTCAGCTGGCTGAGGACTTCCTAAAGCAGTATGTCCAGATCAACGTGGGCGCTCTGCAGCTCAGCGCCAATCACAACATCCTGCAGATAGTGGATGTGTGCAACGACGGAGAGAAGGATGACAA ACTCCTCCGTCTGCTGGAAGAGATCATGAGCGAGAAGGAGAACAAGACCATCATATTTACCGAGACCAAGAGACGCTGTGATGAGCTCACCAGGAGGATGAGACGAGATGG CTGGCCAGCAATGGGTATCCACGGAGACAAGAGCCAGCAGGAGAGGGACTGGGTTCTCAATG AGTTCAAATACGGCAAGGCCCCCATCCTCATCGCCACCGACGTGGCCTCCCGCGGTCTAG GGCCTAGGCATGACAAGTTCCAGGCCTCGAGGGGGAAGGAGGACATATTGGAAATGAAGTTGCCCAACTGGCTGCCACCCAGTGGGCCTAGAGAGGTGAAAGCTCTGTGTGCCAGTAATCCTCAAGTCAAAAGGCAGTGTGGCTAA